The genomic region GCGATGTAGAAATTCATACGTTTTCTTCGGACTGGAACTTGCATAAACACTATACCGACCAAAAATATAATAATATTATATTACACGTAGTTGGGCAAAGCAATACGGAAGATTGTTTTACTAAAACAGGGAATAAAATACCTGCGCTTGAGTTATCCAAATGGTGCATCCGGCCACTAAACAAGCTGTTTAAAGAATACACGAAGGCAACGATAAAAACAAAATCTTTTATATGTTGTCATACAAAAAATATCTCCAATGACGAATTGAAAGTCCTGCTGGAACAACAAGGGCTTAAAAGATTCGAACTTCGCAAACAAAAATTTCAGGATACGATAAAATCTTATGGTGCAGAGCAGGCGGTATATTCGGGCATTATGAAAGCGTTAGGATACGCGAAGAACAAAAACGCTTTTGCGAAACTCGCGGAATATATAGATGCCAAAAAGCTGAAAAAAATAACCTGTAATCTTCCCGTTTCTACTCGGATAAAACTTATAAAAACTGCTCTTCTCGGAACTGCAGGATTATTGCCTGAAAAGTTAAACCCTTTATGGGAAAAAATTAAACGTGAAATTCCAAATATTATGAATCCTTACGAATGGCAATTTTTCAAAGTCAGGCCTCATAATTTTCCTATAAATCGCATAAACGCAATAAGTTGTTTCCTGGCAAGAACAATACAAACCGGGATGTATAATTCTCTGGTTAAATACGAATTAAAGCTGAAAGAAATTGAAAAACATTTGCAGCCTTATTGCAAAAATAGTAAAACTAAAATCGGCAAACCCTGCGCCGGAATAATAATATTGAATGTATGGCTGCCTGTACTCTCGGTAACAAGGGAAGACCTGAAAGATGAAGTTATAGAAAAATATAAATCTT from bacterium harbors:
- a CDS encoding DUF2851 family protein, whose product is MDNKLLKEAFLSWIWETQSIKTNLLTEDSQPINVVFPGELNLDDGPDFKNAIIEFNGLPVSGDVEIHTFSSDWNLHKHYTDQKYNNIILHVVGQSNTEDCFTKTGNKIPALELSKWCIRPLNKLFKEYTKATIKTKSFICCHTKNISNDELKVLLEQQGLKRFELRKQKFQDTIKSYGAEQAVYSGIMKALGYAKNKNAFAKLAEYIDAKKLKKITCNLPVSTRIKLIKTALLGTAGLLPEKLNPLWEKIKREIPNIMNPYEWQFFKVRPHNFPINRINAISCFLARTIQTGMYNSLVKYELKLKEIEKHLQPYCKNSKTKIGKPCAGIIILNVWLPVLSVTREDLKDEVIEKYKSYKPLPDNYITNYMKRILLAYSAGRFKDKKGLRSEIYNQGMIHIYNNFCRMKQCKNCPIKLHQTKGSKRGRYV